One genomic region from Mycobacterium basiliense encodes:
- a CDS encoding DUF6986 family protein, with translation MAAAIGKPKAGSSTVASHLLTPIETVLERVDEELAARYPGDGVGVQPVHTVYVSAAEATPETPTQWSAAAIELLDQHLGMLRELGDRAALGLVRQRLAAAPIADLRLDFEDGYGPRGEDLEDADAVRAGQTLAALGLDNCGVRIKGLTTAEWRRSLRTLELVLDGAGGVPAGFVFVLPKLRAVGQVTAAVQLCVALEQAHGLPAGGLKFELQIESPQAIIGPDGVATLAQAIHLSQRRCTGLHYGTYDYSAGCGIAPQHQALDHPVADHAKAVMLAAAAQTGVWVADGSTNIVPVGTEEQVAQSIRDHYRLVIRSLERGYYQGWDLHPGHLVTRWLASFTFFRAALVAAAPRLQGYLERSGGRFVDEPATAEALATIVLRGLNCGAFSADEVIAAAPDATVAVLRALKLRMPQERDPS, from the coding sequence GTGGCAGCAGCGATCGGAAAGCCCAAAGCGGGCAGCAGCACCGTTGCATCGCACCTGCTTACACCGATCGAGACGGTGCTGGAACGCGTCGACGAGGAGTTGGCGGCTCGATACCCGGGCGACGGTGTCGGGGTGCAACCCGTGCACACCGTGTACGTCAGCGCCGCCGAGGCAACACCCGAGACGCCGACGCAATGGAGTGCGGCGGCCATTGAGTTGCTCGACCAGCACCTCGGCATGCTGCGCGAACTCGGTGACCGTGCAGCGTTAGGTCTCGTTCGGCAACGTCTGGCCGCCGCACCTATCGCGGACCTGAGGTTGGACTTCGAAGACGGATATGGGCCGCGGGGCGAGGACCTGGAGGATGCCGACGCGGTGCGGGCGGGGCAGACATTGGCAGCGTTGGGCCTGGACAACTGCGGTGTGCGAATCAAAGGCTTGACCACCGCCGAATGGCGTCGCTCGCTACGCACCCTCGAGTTGGTGCTAGACGGCGCGGGAGGGGTTCCTGCCGGGTTCGTCTTCGTCCTGCCGAAACTTCGTGCCGTCGGCCAGGTTACGGCCGCGGTGCAATTGTGTGTGGCGCTGGAGCAGGCACACGGTCTGCCGGCCGGCGGCTTGAAATTCGAACTGCAGATCGAGAGTCCGCAGGCGATCATCGGCCCGGATGGCGTTGCCACCCTTGCGCAGGCGATCCATCTATCGCAGCGCCGGTGCACCGGATTGCATTACGGGACTTATGATTATAGCGCCGGGTGCGGGATCGCCCCGCAGCACCAAGCGCTCGATCATCCGGTAGCCGACCACGCCAAGGCGGTCATGCTGGCAGCCGCCGCGCAGACTGGTGTGTGGGTTGCCGACGGCTCCACCAACATCGTGCCTGTGGGGACGGAAGAGCAAGTAGCGCAGTCGATCCGGGACCACTACCGGCTGGTTATCCGATCGCTGGAGCGTGGCTATTACCAGGGTTGGGACCTGCATCCCGGCCACCTGGTCACCCGCTGGTTGGCGAGCTTCACGTTTTTCCGCGCGGCGTTGGTTGCCGCCGCGCCGCGGTTGCAGGGCTACCTTGAGCGCAGCGGTGGTCGCTTCGTCGACGAGCCGGCGACCGCCGAAGCGCTGGCGACGATCGTGCTGCGTGGACTCAATTGCGGGGCCTTTTCCGCCGACGAGGTGATTGCCGCCGCGCCCGATGCCACCGTGGCGGTGCTGCGGGCCCTCAAGCTGCGCATGCCCCAGGAACGCGATCCATCATGA
- the alc gene encoding allantoicase gives MTDTPDFTWLPDLALRPLGGAVIWANDESFAEKENLIKPEPAGFQPASFGHKGQVYDGWETRRRREPGHDQAIVRLGVPGVIRGVVVDTAWFKGNYPPEISVEAMEVAGYPGAKRLAADTGWETIVKRANVVGDTRNPFPVSSEKRWTHVRLNIYPDGGVARLRVHGHGRPDGRLLGLGPLDLAAVENGGLVLDCSNRFYSSPQNIISPGVARVMGDGWETARRRDDGNDWVRIKLAGPGVVRLAEIDTSYFVGNSPASARLTGRRADGAWVELLPQTNLLADTRHRFLTDAKDVVGEVQLDIYPDGGLSRLRLFGELA, from the coding sequence ATGACCGATACCCCGGACTTCACCTGGCTGCCCGATCTCGCGTTGCGCCCGTTGGGCGGTGCCGTGATCTGGGCCAACGATGAGTCGTTCGCCGAGAAGGAGAACCTGATCAAGCCCGAGCCGGCCGGTTTCCAGCCGGCGTCGTTCGGTCACAAGGGGCAGGTGTACGACGGGTGGGAAACCCGTCGTCGTCGCGAGCCCGGTCATGATCAGGCGATCGTGCGGCTTGGTGTCCCCGGCGTGATCCGTGGCGTCGTGGTCGACACCGCCTGGTTCAAAGGTAATTACCCACCCGAGATCTCGGTCGAGGCGATGGAGGTCGCCGGTTACCCGGGTGCCAAGCGGCTGGCCGCCGATACCGGCTGGGAGACGATTGTCAAACGTGCCAACGTGGTCGGTGACACCCGCAACCCGTTTCCGGTGTCCTCCGAAAAGCGGTGGACCCATGTGCGACTCAACATCTACCCGGATGGCGGCGTGGCCCGGCTGAGGGTGCACGGACACGGACGCCCCGACGGTCGGCTACTCGGACTGGGCCCGCTGGATCTGGCTGCGGTGGAAAACGGCGGGTTGGTGCTCGACTGTTCCAACCGTTTCTACAGCTCGCCGCAAAACATCATCTCTCCAGGTGTCGCACGGGTCATGGGTGACGGTTGGGAGACCGCCCGGCGCCGGGACGACGGCAACGATTGGGTACGGATCAAGCTGGCCGGACCGGGCGTGGTGCGGCTTGCCGAAATCGACACGTCGTACTTCGTAGGCAACAGTCCCGCCTCGGCGCGGCTCACTGGGCGGCGCGCGGACGGCGCATGGGTCGAGCTGCTACCGCAAACTAATCTCCTGGCCGACACCCGGCACCGTTTTCTGACCGACGCGAAAGACGTTGTGGGTGAGGTGCAATTGGATATCTACCCCGACGGCGGACTGTCGCGGCTGCGGTTGTTCGGAGAGTTGGCATGA
- the puuE gene encoding allantoinase PuuE, producing the protein MSAYPRDMTGYGRMPPDPQWPGGALIAVQFVLNYEEGGENCILDGDRSSETFLSEIVPAEAVPDRDMSMESLFEYGSRAGLWRVLRVFERRNIPLTIFAVARAMQRNAEAVAAFRELGHEIACHGLRWKSYQTIDRHTERVHLAEAVQIHRELTGAAPRGWYTGRNSPHTRELVVEHGGFSYDSDSYADDLPYWVRVGGTDHLVVPYTLDTNDMRFASPAGFSHGDEFFAQLRDAFDVLYAEGVDGSPKMLSVGLHCRLIGRPARTAALQRFLDYVLSHDAVWLARRIEIAEHWRAVHPAPSGR; encoded by the coding sequence ATGAGCGCGTACCCGCGCGACATGACTGGGTATGGTCGCATGCCGCCCGATCCGCAGTGGCCCGGCGGGGCGTTGATTGCGGTGCAATTCGTCCTGAATTACGAAGAGGGGGGCGAGAACTGCATCCTTGATGGTGACCGGTCTTCGGAGACCTTTCTGTCCGAGATCGTGCCGGCAGAGGCTGTTCCGGACCGGGACATGAGCATGGAGTCACTGTTCGAATATGGATCACGTGCGGGGCTGTGGCGGGTGCTGAGGGTCTTCGAACGGCGCAATATTCCGTTGACGATCTTTGCCGTCGCCCGAGCTATGCAGCGAAATGCCGAGGCGGTGGCCGCGTTTCGTGAGCTCGGTCATGAGATCGCTTGCCATGGACTACGTTGGAAGTCCTACCAAACGATCGACCGCCACACCGAGCGAGTGCACCTTGCCGAGGCGGTGCAAATCCATCGTGAGCTAACCGGAGCCGCGCCACGTGGTTGGTATACCGGTCGCAACTCGCCGCACACCCGTGAGCTGGTGGTCGAACACGGCGGTTTCAGCTACGACTCTGACTCGTACGCCGACGACCTGCCGTACTGGGTCCGCGTGGGCGGCACCGATCATCTGGTCGTGCCCTACACCCTGGACACCAACGACATGCGGTTCGCCTCCCCGGCGGGGTTTTCCCACGGTGACGAGTTCTTCGCGCAGCTGCGCGACGCGTTCGACGTGCTCTATGCCGAGGGGGTGGACGGCAGCCCAAAAATGTTGTCCGTCGGGCTGCATTGTCGATTGATCGGCCGGCCGGCCAGAACGGCGGCGCTGCAGCGTTTCCTGGACTACGTGCTATCCCATGACGCGGTCTGGCTGGCCCGGCGCATCGAGATTGCCGAGCACTGGCGCGCGGTTCATCCGGCGCCCAGCGGCCGATAA
- a CDS encoding NCS1 family nucleobase:cation symporter-1 yields the protein MAEITAPHDPTLSVDHGAGPGEIRPGYHPRLTNQDLAPLRVQTWNTYNIFAFWMSDVHSVGGYVTAGSLFALGLASWQVLVSLIVAITIVYFLCNLVARPSQSTGVPYPVICRSMFGVLGANIPAIIRGLIAVAWYGIQTYLASAALDVVMIKLFPGLARYAAVQDYGFLGLPALGWASYLILWVLQACVFWRGMESIRKFIDFCGPAVYVVMFVLCGYLIGKAGWAAIDLNLGDVRYAGLDALPVMLGAIALVVSYFSGPMLNFGDFSRYGRSFAAVRRGNLLGLPVNFLLFSLLVVVTASLTVPVFGELITDPVQTVSHIDSVLAIVLGASTFTIATIGINIVANFISPAFDFSNVDPQRISWRTGGMIAAVGSALLTPWNLYNHPDVIHYTLETLGAFIGPLFGVLISDYYLVHKQRVVVDDLFSLSESGTYWYRKGYNPAAIIATVVAAAVAMVPVLANNVYGMHTAAQYSWFVGCGLALILYYLLATRGRLAIPPIP from the coding sequence ATGGCCGAGATCACCGCACCTCACGATCCAACGCTGTCGGTGGATCACGGGGCCGGGCCGGGAGAAATCAGGCCCGGATACCACCCACGGTTGACGAACCAGGATCTGGCGCCGCTGCGGGTGCAGACCTGGAATACCTACAACATTTTCGCGTTCTGGATGTCCGATGTGCACAGCGTCGGCGGCTATGTCACGGCGGGCAGCCTGTTCGCACTCGGCCTGGCGAGCTGGCAGGTACTCGTCTCGCTCATCGTTGCGATCACGATCGTCTACTTCTTGTGCAACTTGGTGGCCCGGCCCAGTCAATCGACCGGTGTGCCCTACCCGGTGATCTGTCGCAGCATGTTCGGCGTTCTGGGTGCGAACATTCCGGCGATCATTCGCGGTCTCATCGCCGTCGCGTGGTACGGAATCCAAACCTATCTCGCGTCGGCGGCACTGGACGTCGTGATGATTAAGCTGTTCCCCGGACTTGCCCGGTATGCGGCCGTGCAAGACTACGGGTTCTTAGGGCTGCCGGCGCTGGGCTGGGCCAGCTATCTGATCCTGTGGGTTCTACAGGCATGCGTGTTCTGGCGTGGCATGGAGTCGATCCGCAAGTTCATCGACTTCTGCGGTCCCGCAGTCTATGTCGTGATGTTCGTGCTATGCGGCTACCTCATCGGCAAGGCCGGCTGGGCCGCAATCGATCTCAACCTTGGTGACGTCAGGTACGCGGGACTGGATGCGCTGCCCGTGATGCTGGGAGCGATCGCGCTGGTGGTCTCGTACTTCTCCGGACCAATGCTCAACTTCGGCGACTTCTCGCGTTACGGCCGCTCGTTCGCGGCAGTCCGCAGAGGAAACCTCCTGGGGCTGCCGGTCAACTTCCTGCTGTTCTCGTTATTGGTGGTCGTCACGGCGTCGCTGACGGTTCCGGTATTTGGTGAGCTGATCACCGACCCGGTGCAGACGGTCTCGCACATCGACTCGGTTCTTGCGATCGTGCTGGGCGCTTCGACGTTCACCATCGCGACGATCGGCATCAACATCGTCGCCAACTTCATCTCCCCGGCATTCGACTTTTCCAATGTCGACCCGCAACGAATCAGCTGGCGTACCGGAGGCATGATCGCCGCGGTCGGGTCGGCGCTGCTCACGCCGTGGAATTTGTACAACCATCCCGACGTGATCCATTACACGCTGGAGACTCTTGGCGCTTTCATCGGACCGCTGTTCGGGGTGCTGATCTCCGACTACTACTTGGTACACAAGCAGCGTGTGGTGGTCGATGACCTCTTCAGCCTCTCGGAAAGCGGAACCTACTGGTACCGAAAGGGTTACAACCCGGCAGCCATCATCGCAACGGTGGTAGCGGCCGCGGTCGCAATGGTCCCGGTGCTGGCGAACAACGTCTACGGCATGCACACGGCAGCGCAGTACAGCTGGTTCGTCGGCTGCGGTCTGGCCCTGATCCTCTACTACCTGCTCGCCACCCGCGGCCGACTGGCCATCCCGCCGATCCCATGA
- a CDS encoding alpha/beta fold hydrolase, with protein MQLLPNHIRTAEADIVTLPDGRALAYLEWGDAAGFPTFYFHGTPSSRLEGAFADQAAQRSGFRLIAVDRPGFGRSTFQEGRRFRDWPADVCALADALELDRFGVVGHSGAGPHLFACGALIPQSRLAFVGALGPWGPLATPDIVRSLNTADRFYARLARFGRARLFGALFAPLGWCARYTPGLFSSVITASVPAADKHHLRDELFLRHFQAIQLEAFRQGSRGGAYESYLEYRPWEFDVAEVSVPTHIWLGDRDSFVPRAMGEYFERAISRVDLHWAQGKGHFNIEDWDAIFAACAHDVPGGS; from the coding sequence ATGCAGTTGCTGCCGAACCATATTCGCACCGCCGAGGCCGACATCGTGACGTTGCCCGACGGGCGTGCGCTCGCCTACCTGGAATGGGGTGACGCCGCCGGCTTCCCCACGTTCTACTTTCATGGCACACCAAGTTCGCGCCTCGAGGGCGCCTTCGCCGACCAGGCGGCCCAGCGCTCCGGATTCCGTTTGATCGCGGTTGACCGTCCAGGGTTCGGGCGTTCGACGTTTCAGGAGGGGCGCAGGTTTCGGGACTGGCCGGCGGACGTCTGTGCCTTGGCCGACGCGCTCGAGCTGGACAGGTTCGGGGTGGTGGGGCATTCGGGCGCGGGACCGCATCTGTTCGCGTGCGGTGCGTTGATCCCGCAGTCCCGGCTGGCGTTCGTCGGCGCGCTGGGACCGTGGGGGCCGCTGGCGACGCCGGATATCGTGCGCAGCCTCAACACCGCCGACCGTTTTTACGCGCGTCTAGCGCGGTTCGGGCGGGCGCGACTGTTTGGTGCGTTGTTCGCGCCGCTGGGTTGGTGCGCACGGTACACACCCGGCTTGTTTTCTTCGGTCATCACGGCCTCGGTGCCCGCCGCGGACAAGCACCACCTGCGCGACGAACTTTTCCTCCGGCATTTCCAAGCCATCCAGCTCGAAGCATTTCGGCAAGGAAGCCGCGGTGGTGCCTACGAGTCGTATCTGGAATACCGGCCGTGGGAATTCGACGTCGCCGAGGTGTCGGTGCCCACCCACATCTGGTTGGGGGATCGCGACTCCTTTGTACCCCGAGCGATGGGCGAGTACTTCGAGCGCGCCATTTCGCGGGTTGATCTGCACTGGGCCCAGGGCAAGGGGCATTTCAACATCGAAGACTGGGATGCGATCTTCGCCGCGTGCGCGCATGACGTGCCGGGCGGGTCGTGA